In the Wyeomyia smithii strain HCP4-BCI-WySm-NY-G18 chromosome 2, ASM2978416v1, whole genome shotgun sequence genome, one interval contains:
- the LOC129722150 gene encoding transmembrane protein 234 homolog isoform X2, whose product MNSGLEREGFSELFALVSDFSSEHSVIAATLNRGMVQFHTVPCCAKSSVKIICGSSMVHQGASSAFLHCLYVPQNIKCRKKICRSRKLVNNAYRMLPKPSEAAASDSSGHNAPVVDSLSLSMIVLVALFWGATNPFIRRGSLGYNNLKSPTKLGQLWLELCFLLSRWQYLLPLALNQFGSVIYVFALQRSELSLVVPMANSLTFVFTAITARLLGEQETYAGMLLVIAGTIICSVEKVL is encoded by the exons atgaataGTGGACTAGAAAGAGAAGGATTTAGTGAACTGTTTGCTTTA GTTTCTGACTTTTCGTCTGAACACAGCGTAATCGCTGCAACCCTGAACAGAGGCATGGTCCAGTTTCACACTGTTCCTTGTTGTGCAAAATCGTCTGTCAAAATCATCTGCGGTTCTTCAATGGTGCATCAGGGTGCATCGAGTGCATTCTTGCATTGTTTATATGTACCTCAAAATATTAAGtgccgaaaaaaaatttgtagGAGCCGCAAGCTAGTAAATAATGCCTACAGAATGCTGCCGAAACCATCCGAAGCGGCAGCTTCTGATAGCAGTGGCCACAACGCACCGGTCGTCGATTCACTGTCGCTGTCGATGATTGTTCTAGTGGCTCTGTTCTGGGGTGCCACTAACCCGTTCATCCGACGAGGCAGCTTAGGTTACAACAATCTCAAGTCGCCGACTAAGTTGGGTCAGCTCTGGCTGGAGTTGTgttttttgctttcccgctggCAG TATCTACTTCCGCTGGCGCTAAACCAGTTCGGTAGTGTTATATACGTATTTGCCTTACAGCGATCGGAACTCTCACTGGTTGTTCCGATGGCAAATTCATTAACTTTCGTGTTTACGGCCATCACAGCGCGGTTACTTGGAGAACAAG AAACGTACGCTGGAATGTTACTAGTCATAGCGGGCACAATTATCTGCAGTGTTGAAAAGGTTTTATGA
- the LOC129722150 gene encoding uncharacterized protein LOC129722150 isoform X3, giving the protein MNSGLEREGFSELFALVSDFSSEHSVIAATLNRGMVQFHTVPCCAKSSVKIICGSSMVHQGASSAFLHCLYVPQNIKCRKKICRSRKLVNNAYRMLPKPSEAAASDSSGHNAPVVDSLSLSMIVLVALFWGATNPFIRRGSLGYNNLKSPTKLGQLWLELCFLLSRWQYLLPLALNQFGSVIYVFALQRSELSLVVPMANSLTFVFTAITARLLGEQVNNFLQKRTLECY; this is encoded by the exons atgaataGTGGACTAGAAAGAGAAGGATTTAGTGAACTGTTTGCTTTA GTTTCTGACTTTTCGTCTGAACACAGCGTAATCGCTGCAACCCTGAACAGAGGCATGGTCCAGTTTCACACTGTTCCTTGTTGTGCAAAATCGTCTGTCAAAATCATCTGCGGTTCTTCAATGGTGCATCAGGGTGCATCGAGTGCATTCTTGCATTGTTTATATGTACCTCAAAATATTAAGtgccgaaaaaaaatttgtagGAGCCGCAAGCTAGTAAATAATGCCTACAGAATGCTGCCGAAACCATCCGAAGCGGCAGCTTCTGATAGCAGTGGCCACAACGCACCGGTCGTCGATTCACTGTCGCTGTCGATGATTGTTCTAGTGGCTCTGTTCTGGGGTGCCACTAACCCGTTCATCCGACGAGGCAGCTTAGGTTACAACAATCTCAAGTCGCCGACTAAGTTGGGTCAGCTCTGGCTGGAGTTGTgttttttgctttcccgctggCAG TATCTACTTCCGCTGGCGCTAAACCAGTTCGGTAGTGTTATATACGTATTTGCCTTACAGCGATCGGAACTCTCACTGGTTGTTCCGATGGCAAATTCATTAACTTTCGTGTTTACGGCCATCACAGCGCGGTTACTTGGAGAACAAG ttaataattttttacagAAACGTACGCTGGAATGTTACTAG
- the LOC129722150 gene encoding transmembrane protein 234 homolog isoform X1, which yields MVQFHTVPCCAKSSVKIICGSSMVHQGASSAFLHCLYVPQNIKCRKKICRSRKLVNNAYRMLPKPSEAAASDSSGHNAPVVDSLSLSMIVLVALFWGATNPFIRRGSLGYNNLKSPTKLGQLWLELCFLLSRWQYLLPLALNQFGSVIYVFALQRSELSLVVPMANSLTFVFTAITARLLGEQGATWKTYAGMLLVIAGTIICSVEKVL from the exons ATGGTCCAGTTTCACACTGTTCCTTGTTGTGCAAAATCGTCTGTCAAAATCATCTGCGGTTCTTCAATGGTGCATCAGGGTGCATCGAGTGCATTCTTGCATTGTTTATATGTACCTCAAAATATTAAGtgccgaaaaaaaatttgtagGAGCCGCAAGCTAGTAAATAATGCCTACAGAATGCTGCCGAAACCATCCGAAGCGGCAGCTTCTGATAGCAGTGGCCACAACGCACCGGTCGTCGATTCACTGTCGCTGTCGATGATTGTTCTAGTGGCTCTGTTCTGGGGTGCCACTAACCCGTTCATCCGACGAGGCAGCTTAGGTTACAACAATCTCAAGTCGCCGACTAAGTTGGGTCAGCTCTGGCTGGAGTTGTgttttttgctttcccgctggCAG TATCTACTTCCGCTGGCGCTAAACCAGTTCGGTAGTGTTATATACGTATTTGCCTTACAGCGATCGGAACTCTCACTGGTTGTTCCGATGGCAAATTCATTAACTTTCGTGTTTACGGCCATCACAGCGCGGTTACTTGGAGAACAAGGTGCCACTTGGA AAACGTACGCTGGAATGTTACTAGTCATAGCGGGCACAATTATCTGCAGTGTTGAAAAGGTTTTATGA
- the LOC129722151 gene encoding NADH dehydrogenase [ubiquinone] 1 beta subcomplex subunit 1: protein MFGLTRQYLLMLIPLSGFAFGWFLDNKETERMTMFRDKSALYGRVLKEGEQPSWP, encoded by the coding sequence ATGTTTGGACTCACAAGGCAATACTTGCTGATGTTGATTCCTTTGAGCGGCTTCGCTTTCGGTTGGTTTTTGGACAACAAGGAAACCGAACGAATGACGATGTTCAGGGATAAAAGTGCTTTGTATGGCAGAGTATTGAAGGAAGGTGAGCAGCCATCCTGGCCGTAG